The following are from one region of the Ruegeria sp. THAF33 genome:
- a CDS encoding TetR/AcrR family transcriptional regulator → MREEKRSLRQQQIEAAAYEVLEAKGYGGTSMLGIAKQARASNETLYNWYGDKQGLFQALVTRNAEVVKEHLESELETDHQAISILGTLGPKLLNLLTGDRAVALNRAAAADSSGELGATLSKAGREAVFPLLERVLLRARDEGVLNFEDTGEAVALYLDLLIGDQQIRRVIGRLPQPSETFCRERSERAVRLLRQILR, encoded by the coding sequence ATGCGCGAAGAAAAGAGATCGCTGCGACAACAGCAGATCGAAGCGGCGGCCTACGAGGTGTTGGAGGCCAAGGGCTATGGCGGCACCTCGATGCTTGGCATCGCGAAACAGGCGCGGGCCTCGAATGAGACGCTCTACAACTGGTACGGCGACAAGCAGGGCCTGTTTCAGGCTCTTGTCACGCGTAATGCAGAAGTGGTGAAAGAGCACCTGGAATCAGAACTGGAGACCGATCACCAAGCGATTTCCATTCTCGGCACACTAGGACCCAAATTGCTGAACCTGCTCACCGGCGACAGAGCCGTTGCGCTGAATCGTGCAGCGGCGGCGGATAGTAGTGGAGAACTCGGCGCGACCCTCTCAAAGGCCGGGCGAGAGGCAGTGTTCCCACTGCTTGAAAGGGTGCTGCTGCGCGCCCGGGACGAGGGCGTGCTGAACTTCGAAGATACCGGAGAGGCCGTGGCGCTTTATCTCGACCTGCTAATCGGAGATCAGCAGATCAGGCGCGTTATTGGCCGTCTTCCGCAGCCATCGGAAACCTTTTGTCGAGAGCGGTCCGAGCGTGCTGTCAGGCTCCTACGCCAAATTCTACGCTAA
- a CDS encoding chorismate mutase: MTTLLAPNACQTMVDLRAQIDAIDVDLIDLLVTRSRYIDRAVDLKRIEGLPARTTDRVAEVLDKVSSTASEQGLDPNLARKLWAELIEWSIQREVRELGE, encoded by the coding sequence ATGACGACCCTACTCGCGCCCAATGCCTGCCAGACCATGGTTGATCTCCGCGCGCAGATCGACGCGATCGATGTCGACCTGATCGATCTGCTGGTCACCAGGAGCCGCTATATCGACCGGGCCGTGGACCTCAAGAGAATCGAAGGCCTGCCGGCGCGCACGACGGACCGGGTGGCCGAGGTGCTGGACAAGGTCAGTTCAACCGCGTCCGAACAGGGCCTGGATCCGAACCTCGCACGTAAGCTTTGGGCCGAGTTGATCGAATGGTCTATTCAGCGGGAAGTCAGGGAGCTTGGGGAATAG